The proteins below come from a single Xyrauchen texanus isolate HMW12.3.18 chromosome 1, RBS_HiC_50CHRs, whole genome shotgun sequence genomic window:
- the LOC127626114 gene encoding uncharacterized protein LOC127626114 isoform X1, with protein sequence MWNNTRKTGVCQSDHAQFNSRSHHDARQMNPGPPAQYRLNTERKNFDGTDGKVRLWTYGRKDRSKLNKVLLMVGETGTGKTTIINTMINYLLGVKFEDEKFYEITEEQEHKYQTKSQTSAITVYEVFDDENPISLTIIDTPGYGDTEGSEKDGEIAEYLTKLFSSDFGIKFIDAVCFVMKASQNRLSGKEFYIFHSVLSLFGRDIENNIVFLLTHSDGLSPTNAINAINRAEIPCRRDEDNQPVHFLFNNRQKEKRDKQYKRAFKSAWELGEESMGQLFSLLEENNRKSVQMTLDVLKERKRLEACVSNLNERIKEKELKMKELGEIQDVLEQNREKIKNCENFEFTVNRVYREKVPIENTSRWDREATCCTVCEENCHLYGCWWVSPNNVSNCSVMKNNNCTVCTGKCHYTKHVKENKKYVIKTKKVPQTFKDLEKEYESAGDKPETRFDKDKYEKIKKKRESNMKLKEEKTDIEKKNNKWLEEIEQKKSNLVNEAYSTIMNLCKIALKADSAFTLQYLDFLIPRLKEEGKEEWMKNLEDLRKAADEEKNKGALRQLREYSGHKLNQFVNFVSGKME encoded by the coding sequence CAGATCTCATCATGATGCCAGACAAATGAATCCCGGCCCTCCTGCACAGTACCGTCTGAACACAGAAAGAAAAAACTTTGATGGGACTGATGGAAAGGTCAGATTGTGGACATATGGACGAAAAGACAGAAGTAAGCTAAACAAAGTCTTACTGATGGTTGGAGAAACCGGTACTGGAAAGACTACCATCATCAACACCATGATCAACTATTTACTGGGGGTGAAGTTTGAGGATGAAAAGTTTTATGAGATCACAGAAGAACAAGAACACAAATATCAAACTAAATCCCAAACATCTGCAATCACTGTCTATGAGGTGTTTGATGATGAGAATCCAATATCTCTCACCATTATTGATACTCCAGGATATGGAGACACTGAAGGATCTGAGAAAGATGGAGAGATTGCTGAATATCTGACCAAATTATTTTCAAGTGATTTTGGGATCAAGTTTATTGACGCAGTTTGTTTTGTGATGAAGGCGTCTCAGAATCGTCTCTCTGGAAAAGAGTTTTACATCTTCCACTCAGTTCTGTCTCTGTTTGGTCGAGATATAGAGAACAACATTGTGTTCTTACTCACACATTCAGATGGATTATCACCAACAAATGCAATAAATGCCATTAACAGAGCTGAGATCCCCTGCAGAAGAGATGAAGACAATCAGCCTGTTCATTTCTTATTCAACAACCGTCAGAAAGAGAAAAGAGACAAACAGTATAAGCGTGCTTTTAAATCAGCTTGGGAACTGGGAGAGGAAAGCATGGGTCAGTTATTTTCACTACTGgaagaaaacaacagaaaaagTGTCCAGATGACTTTAGATGTTCTGAAAGAGCGGAAACGACTCGAGGCCTGTGTCTCCAACCTGAACGAGCGAATTAAAGAGAAGGAGTTAAAAATGAAAGAACTAGGTGAGATTCAAGATGTCCTCGAACAGAACagggaaaaaataaagaattgtgAAAACTTTGAGTTTACAGTCAACAGAGTTTACAGAGAAAAAGTCCCCATTGAGAACACATCACGGTGGGACAGAGAAGCGACCTGCTGCACTGTCTGTGAGGAGAACTGTCATCTGTACGGCTGCTGGTGGGTCTCTCCCAATAATGTCTCAAATTGTTCAGTCATGAAAAACAACAACTGTACTGTGTGTACAGGGAAGTGCCATTACACCAAACATGTCAAAGAGAACAAAAAATATGtgataaagacaaagaaagtccCTCAGACATTTAAAGATCTTGAAAAGGAGTATGAAAGCGCTGGTGACAAGCCTGAGACCAGATTTGACAAAGACAaatatgaaaagattaaaaagaaacGTGAAAGCAACATGAAACTAAAGGAGGAGAAAACAGacatagagaaaaaaaataacaaatggctggaagaaattgaacaaaaaaagtccAACCTGGTGAATGAAGCTTACAGCACCATCATGAATCTGTGTAAGATTGCACTGAAAGCAGACAGCGCGTTCACTCTTCAGTATCTGGATTTCTTGATTCCCAGACTGAAGGAGGAGGGAAAAGAGGAATGGATGAAGAATCTGGAGGATCTGAGAAAAGCTGCAGATGAGGAGAAAAATAAGGGGGCTTTACGTCAACTGAGAGAATATAGTGGCCATAAATTGAACCAATTTGTCAATTTTGTCTCTGGTAAAatggaataa
- the LOC127626114 gene encoding uncharacterized protein LOC127626114 isoform X2 produces the protein MWNNTRKTGVCQSDHAQFNRSHHDARQMNPGPPAQYRLNTERKNFDGTDGKVRLWTYGRKDRSKLNKVLLMVGETGTGKTTIINTMINYLLGVKFEDEKFYEITEEQEHKYQTKSQTSAITVYEVFDDENPISLTIIDTPGYGDTEGSEKDGEIAEYLTKLFSSDFGIKFIDAVCFVMKASQNRLSGKEFYIFHSVLSLFGRDIENNIVFLLTHSDGLSPTNAINAINRAEIPCRRDEDNQPVHFLFNNRQKEKRDKQYKRAFKSAWELGEESMGQLFSLLEENNRKSVQMTLDVLKERKRLEACVSNLNERIKEKELKMKELGEIQDVLEQNREKIKNCENFEFTVNRVYREKVPIENTSRWDREATCCTVCEENCHLYGCWWVSPNNVSNCSVMKNNNCTVCTGKCHYTKHVKENKKYVIKTKKVPQTFKDLEKEYESAGDKPETRFDKDKYEKIKKKRESNMKLKEEKTDIEKKNNKWLEEIEQKKSNLVNEAYSTIMNLCKIALKADSAFTLQYLDFLIPRLKEEGKEEWMKNLEDLRKAADEEKNKGALRQLREYSGHKLNQFVNFVSGKME, from the coding sequence ATCTCATCATGATGCCAGACAAATGAATCCCGGCCCTCCTGCACAGTACCGTCTGAACACAGAAAGAAAAAACTTTGATGGGACTGATGGAAAGGTCAGATTGTGGACATATGGACGAAAAGACAGAAGTAAGCTAAACAAAGTCTTACTGATGGTTGGAGAAACCGGTACTGGAAAGACTACCATCATCAACACCATGATCAACTATTTACTGGGGGTGAAGTTTGAGGATGAAAAGTTTTATGAGATCACAGAAGAACAAGAACACAAATATCAAACTAAATCCCAAACATCTGCAATCACTGTCTATGAGGTGTTTGATGATGAGAATCCAATATCTCTCACCATTATTGATACTCCAGGATATGGAGACACTGAAGGATCTGAGAAAGATGGAGAGATTGCTGAATATCTGACCAAATTATTTTCAAGTGATTTTGGGATCAAGTTTATTGACGCAGTTTGTTTTGTGATGAAGGCGTCTCAGAATCGTCTCTCTGGAAAAGAGTTTTACATCTTCCACTCAGTTCTGTCTCTGTTTGGTCGAGATATAGAGAACAACATTGTGTTCTTACTCACACATTCAGATGGATTATCACCAACAAATGCAATAAATGCCATTAACAGAGCTGAGATCCCCTGCAGAAGAGATGAAGACAATCAGCCTGTTCATTTCTTATTCAACAACCGTCAGAAAGAGAAAAGAGACAAACAGTATAAGCGTGCTTTTAAATCAGCTTGGGAACTGGGAGAGGAAAGCATGGGTCAGTTATTTTCACTACTGgaagaaaacaacagaaaaagTGTCCAGATGACTTTAGATGTTCTGAAAGAGCGGAAACGACTCGAGGCCTGTGTCTCCAACCTGAACGAGCGAATTAAAGAGAAGGAGTTAAAAATGAAAGAACTAGGTGAGATTCAAGATGTCCTCGAACAGAACagggaaaaaataaagaattgtgAAAACTTTGAGTTTACAGTCAACAGAGTTTACAGAGAAAAAGTCCCCATTGAGAACACATCACGGTGGGACAGAGAAGCGACCTGCTGCACTGTCTGTGAGGAGAACTGTCATCTGTACGGCTGCTGGTGGGTCTCTCCCAATAATGTCTCAAATTGTTCAGTCATGAAAAACAACAACTGTACTGTGTGTACAGGGAAGTGCCATTACACCAAACATGTCAAAGAGAACAAAAAATATGtgataaagacaaagaaagtccCTCAGACATTTAAAGATCTTGAAAAGGAGTATGAAAGCGCTGGTGACAAGCCTGAGACCAGATTTGACAAAGACAaatatgaaaagattaaaaagaaacGTGAAAGCAACATGAAACTAAAGGAGGAGAAAACAGacatagagaaaaaaaataacaaatggctggaagaaattgaacaaaaaaagtccAACCTGGTGAATGAAGCTTACAGCACCATCATGAATCTGTGTAAGATTGCACTGAAAGCAGACAGCGCGTTCACTCTTCAGTATCTGGATTTCTTGATTCCCAGACTGAAGGAGGAGGGAAAAGAGGAATGGATGAAGAATCTGGAGGATCTGAGAAAAGCTGCAGATGAGGAGAAAAATAAGGGGGCTTTACGTCAACTGAGAGAATATAGTGGCCATAAATTGAACCAATTTGTCAATTTTGTCTCTGGTAAAatggaataa